The window AATGGATCATGCGACCTCCTCTTCCGTGTCTTCCATGACCAGCACGCACTGGCCAGCGCGCACCGGGCTGCCGGGCTGCACGCGCACCTCGGCGACAACGCCGGCTGCGGGCGCGGCGATATGGATTTCCATCTTCATCGATTCCAGGATCATCAGCAGCTCACCCTGCGCCACGCGCTGGCCAGGACTGACCTTGACCTGCCACAGGTTGCCGGCGATGGGGGCATCGACGGCCATCTGACCGTCCTGCAGAGGCGCGGCTTCCTGCGCGATGGCGCTGCTTTCCTCGCTCTCGTAGTTGGCCTGGCCGCTGGCGATCCAGCGCTGGCGCTCGGCATCGAAAGCGGCTTGCTGGTGCTGGCGGAAGGCGGCGATGCCGTCGGCTTCGCGCTGCAGGAAATCCTGGTAGTCCGCCAGATTCAGCTGCGTCTCTTCGATGCCGACCTCGAAGCGGCCCAAGGGGAAATCACGGCGGATGGTCTGCAATTCTTCGGCCGTGACCGGATAGAAACGGATCTGGTCGAAGAAGCGCAGCAGCCAGGGCTTGCCACGGAAGGCCGCGACTTCGCGGTAACGGTTCCACATCTGCAAGGTGCGGCCCACGAACTGGTAGCCGCCCGGCCCTTCCATGCCATAGATGCACAGGTAGGCGCCGCCGATGCCCACCGAGTTCTCGGCGGTCCAGGTGCGCGCCGGGTTGTACTTGGTGGTGACCAGGCGATGGCGCGGGTCCAGCGGCGTAGCCACCGGTGCGCCCAGGTAGACGTCGCCCAGGCCCATGACCAGGTAGCTGGCGTCGAAGACCGTCTCGCGCACCGCGCCGATATCCTTGAGGTCGTTGATGCGGCGGATGAATTCGAGATTGCTGGGACACCAGGGTGCATCCTTGCGCACAGTGGTCATATATTTCTCGATGGCGAGCTGGCAGGCCGGATCATCCCAGGACAAGGGCAGATGCACGATACGCGACGACACCGTCAGGTTTTCACTGGCGCAGACGGCGTCCCATAATCCGGCGATGGTCTGCAGCAGCGTCGGCAAGGGCAAGGCTTCCGGCTGGTAATGCACCTGCAAAGAGCGGATGCCGGGAGTCAGGTCGATCACGCCCGGCAGGGCCTGTTCTTCCAGCGCGGTGATCAGGGCATGCACGCGGAAGCGCAGCACCAGGTCCAGTTGCGGGCTGCCCACTTCCAGCAGCAGGTTGGCGTCGCCCGACAGGCGCGCCACCAGGCGTCGTTCATCCTGGCCCAGGTCCAGCACGATGGGCGAGGCCAGCGGCGCCGGTGACCAGTCCACCGGCTGAGGCTGCAGGCTGGCCACGCCGGCTTGTGCGGCCAGGGCAATGCGGCGCGCCGTATTCACCTCCACCGGCACGAAGCGGACCTTGTCGCCGGCCTTGAGCTGGCCGATCTGCCAGAGATCGGCCTCGATCACGGTCACCGGGCAGACGAAGCCGCCCAGGCTGGGACCATCCGGCCCCAGGATCACCGGCATGTCGCCGGTAAAGTCCACCGCGCCGACGGCATAGGGATTGTCATGGATGTTGGAAGGATGCAGGCCCGCCTCGCCGCCGCTGTCACGCACCCATTCCGGCTTGGGGCCGATCAGGCGTACGCCGGTGCGGCTGGAATTGAAATGGACTTCCCAGTCGGTGGCGAAGAAGGTCTCCATGTAGGCCGGCGTGAAATATTCGGGCGCACCATGCGGACCATAGATCACGCGGACCTGGCGCACTGCCTCCAGCGCGGGATACAAGGCGGCAGGCAGGGTCTGCCCGGCCTGGGTCATGGCGTCTGCGGCCAGCGGGGCGAGGTGCAGGATGTCGCCACTGGCGAGGGCGCGGCCCGCATGGCCACCGAACTGGCCCAGCGTGAAGGTGCTGCGGCTGCCCAGATAAGTCGGCACCTGCACGCCGCCGCGCACGGCCAGGTAGCTGCGCGCACCAGCCCCGCTGATGGCGCCGAGCTTGAGCGTACTGCCAGCAGCGATGTGCAGCACGGTGGCCATGGGCTGCGCCACGCCATCGAGCAGCACGGGAATGACCGCGCCGGTGACCACCACCATGGCGGCGGTATTGAAGCGCAGGATCGGACCGCTCATGGTCACTTCCAGTCCGGCCGCCTCCTCGGCATTGCCCAGCAGGCGGTTGCCCAGACGCAGGGCGCGCTCATCCATGGGCCCCGAGGGCGGCACGCCGACGGCCCAGTAGCCGATGCGGCCAGGATGGTCCTGCACGGTGGTCTGGGTGCCGGGCGCAAGTACCTCCACCGTATCGGCGCGATAGACCAGTTGTTCCAGGCAGCGTGTCCACGGTTGTCCGCTGGCAAAGGGAACGTCGGCCAGGATCTGGCGCAGGTAGTGCTGGTTGGTTTCCACGCCATACAGCAGGGTCGCGCGCAGCGCCGCATCCAGCGCCAGGCGGGCCGCTTCGCGGGTGGGCTGCCAGCTGATCAGCTTGGCGATCATGGGATCGAAATACGGGGCGATCTCGCACCCGGCCTCGACCCAGGTATCGATGCGCAGCGCCTGGCCATCGACGGGCGGAAAATCGACCGCAGTCAGCAGGCCCGGACAGGGCTGGAACTGGCGACCCGGGTCTTCCGCATACAGGCGCGCCTGGATCGCGTGACCACGCGGTTGCAGGCCGGCTGCCAGTTGCGCCAGCGGCGGCAGGTCGCCAGCGGCCAGCTCGATCATCCAGCGCACCAGGTCGACACCCCACACTTGCTCCGTGACGCCGTGTTCCACTTGCAGACGGGTGTTGACTTCGAGGAAGTAGAACTGTCCGGCCAGGCTGTCATAGACGAACTCCACCGTGCCGGCACTGCGGTAGTTCACCGCCTTGGCCAGCTTGATGGCCGCCGCGCACAAGGCTTCCGCCATGCCATCGGGCAGGTTGGGGGCGGGGGTTTCTTCCAGCACCTTTTGATTGCGCCGCTGCACCGAGCAGTCACGCACACCCAATGCGATCACCTCACCCCGGCCATCCCCGAAGACCTGCACTTCCAGATGACGGGCGCGTTCGATGTATTTCTCGATGAAGACGCCGGCATCGCTGAAATTGTTCTGACCCAGGCGACGCACCGAATCGAAGGCATCGGCCAGTTCGGCATCACTGCGGCAGACGCGCATGCCGATGCCGCCGCCACCCGCGGTGCTCTTCAACATCACCGGATAGCCGACACGGGATGCAGCAGCCAGCGCATCGTCGATGCTCTCCAGCAGATCCGTGCCCTCCAGCATCGGCACGCCCTGTTCACGTGCGAGTGCGCGTGCGGTGTGCTTGAGCCCGAAGATGCGCAACTGAGCAGGCGTGGGACCGACGAAGGCGATGCCGGCAGCTTCGCAGGCTTCGGCGAAGGCGGCATTCTCGGAGAGGAAGCCATAGCCGGGATGGATGGCCTGGGCGCCGCTGTCGCGGGCGGCGGCCAGGATCTTGTCCACGGCGAGATAGGTCTGGGCGGCCGGGCCTTCGCCCAGCGAAATGGCGCGGTCGGCCTGCAGCACGTGCAGGCTGCCCAGGTCGGCTTCGGAATAGACGCATACGCCGGTCACGTCCAGCGTGCGCAAGGTGCGCAGGATGCGACAGGCGATGGCGCCACGGTTGGCGATGAGCAGATGGTCGAACATTCAAGTGGCCTAGAAATCCGGGTCGTCCCGTGATTCGGAAAACCGGCTCGCGGTCGTCCGCGAGGGGTGCAGGGCTAGGTGCAGGGCTGCGTACGGGCAAGCAGCGGGCTTAGTCCCACACCAGCACTTCGGCGGCGGTGGGGTTCCAGCCGTTGCAGGGGTTGTTCAGCTGCGGGCAGTTGGAGATCAATACGATCAGGTCCTGCTCGGCGCACAGCTCCACGTACTTGCCGGCGGCGGAGATGCCGTCCTCGAAGGTGAGACCGCCCTCGGGCGTGACCGGTACGTTCATGAAGAAGTTGATGTTGGCGCCGATGTCGCGCTTGTTGAGGCGGCCATCATGCAGGCAGGCGCACAGGAAGTTGTCGCGGCAGCTGTGCATGTAGCGCTTCTCCAGCGCATAGCGCACCGTGTTGCTCTCTTGCGCGCAGGCCCCGCCCAAGGTGTCATGACGGCCGCAGGTGTCGGCCACGATGGTGGCCAGTGCACGCCCCAGGTTGGAATACAGCACGCTGCCCGCGCCCAGGTAGGCGCGGTTCTGGCGGCGCAGCGTGCGCTGGGGATCGTAGCGCTCACGCGGATTGGCGGCGCTGTAGAAGAGCGTATCGATGGCCTGGTTGCCTTCCAGGTCCAGCAGGCGCACGGTCTGCCCGGCGCTGAGGTTGAAGAGATAGGGTTCGCCCGCCGGGATCACGTGACGGAACACGGCTTGTTCGGGGGCGCGCTGGCTTTCGATGATGTGCATGAGATTCTCCCTGGCTCAGAGATGGAAGCGTTCGGTGTTATGGAAGGCGCGCGCGTTCTCGGGGCGCGCATGGCGGCAGGCATGGGTGCTGTCGTCGCTGTGCGTCTGCAGCCATTCCAGCCGGACCGGACGCGGCGCATAGTGCGGATGCGGGTCCATGGGATGCTGCAGGGCCGTCAGGATGATGAGCGTGTCCATCGGCGCGGCCAGCTCGAGGTAGTCTCCTGATTTGGAATTGCCGGGCACGAAGTGGAAGACGCCTTCGGCATCCACCTCCACGCGCGAGAACAGGTTCACCACCATCAGCAGGTCTTGCAGGTCGAGGTTCCACTTGCCCATTTCCACCAGCAGGTTGTCCACGCCATTGCGATAGAAACCGTTGCGCAATTCCTGGTAGCGGCCCTGGCCGTATTTCTCGCGCACTTCCTCGGCATTGAGCACGCCGCCGAAGCTGTCATGCCAGCCGCAGGTATCGTCGGTGATGGCGGCCAGCACGCGGCCCATGTCGGAGTACAGGCAATGCCCGGCCTGCAGGCGCGCGGTGTGCTGGCCCTTGAGGGTGTCGGGCAGGTTCAGCCGTTCGCTGGGTTGCTGGGCGTTCAGCATCATCATGCTGACGTTGGCGCTGCCTTCGATGTCGGTGATGCGCAGCGACTGGCCGCGCTTGAGGATGAAGGAGGTATGGCCGCCGCCGGGCAGCACTTCTTCGTAGAGTCTGGCTTGCAGGGCCAGGGGATCCTTGCTCATGTCAGCTTTCCTTTGCAGTGATGAGGGAGGCCAGCTTGCCGGCCTGTTCGCGGGCGCGGGCCTCGTTGAGGGCGATGTCGTAGGTGATGTGGGCGCCATAGGCTTGCGGGTATTGCGGGTCGACGCGCACCTTGTCGAAGACCAGCAAGCGGGTGCCGAGGGTGAAGCCTTCGGAGAGGTCGTGGGTGACCATGAAGACGGTCAGGCCGCTGTCCTTCCACAGGTCCAGCAGCAGGGTGTGCATCTCCTTGCGGATGCCCGGATCGAGCGCACCGAAAGGTTCATCCAGCAGCAGCACGCGGGGACGCACGATGAGCGCCTGGGCAATCGCCAGGCGCTGCTGCATGCCGCCCGAGAGGCTGCTGGGATACAGCTCCAGCGCATGCCCGAGGCCCACGCGATGCAACAGCTGCGCCGCCTCCTCCCGTGCGCGCCGCTTGGTGCCGCCGAACAGGCGGCCCAGCAGCGCAGAGCGCGGCAGCTCCAGGCCGATGGCCACGTTGTCTAGCACGTTCAGGTGCGGGAACACGGAGTAGCGCTGGAACACCACGCCACGCGTGGCGTCGGGCTCGGCGGGAAAGGGCTGGCCTTGCAGCAGCAGTTGGCCCTTGCTGGGACGCTCCTGCCCCAGCAGCAGGCGCAGGAAGGTCGACTTGCCACAGCCGGAAGCGCCCACCAGGGTGCAGAACTGGCCCTCTTCCACGCGCAGGTTCAGGCGTTCCAGCACCACGTTCTGGTCGTATTGCTGCCAGACGTTGCGGATCTCGATATAGCTCATGCGCGGCCTCCTTCGGCCCAGGGGAAGAAGCGCCGGTGCACGGCGCGCAGCAGCCAGTCCATCAGCCAGGCCAGCAGGGTGATCCAGACCACGTAGGGCAGGATCACGTCCATGGCCAGATAGCGGCGCACGAGGAAGATGCGATAGCCGAGCCCCGCCGTGGCCGAGATCGCTTCTGCGGAAATGAGGAACAGCCAGGCCGCACCCAGCGACAGCCGCAGCGAGACCAGCAGGCGCGCCAGCATCTGCGGCAGCGCCACGCGCAGTACCACGGTCCAGCTGTTGGCGCCCAGCGTCTGGGCCTTGATCAGCAGTTCGGCGGGAATGGCGCGGCCCGTGTGTTCCAGGTCGCGCGCCAGCAAGGGCGTGACGCCGATGACGATGAGCATCACCTTGGACAATTCATCGAGTCCCATGACGATGAACAGAATCGGCAGGATCGCCAGCGGCGGCACCATGGACATCACCGTCAGCAGCGGCGAGAAGCCGGCGCGCAATACCGGGAAGACCCCATTGACGATGCCCAGCACCAGCCCGGCCAGCGCGGCGATGCCCAGGCCCAGCAAGACCCGCTGCAGGCTGGCCAGCGTATCGGCCCAGAACAGGTAGTCGCCGGTGCGCGGGTCTTCCATGAAGGCCATGTGGCGCACCGCATCGACCATCTGCATGAGGCTGGGCAAGAGCTTGTCATTGGGATTGTCGGCCAGGCGCGTGGCCGAGCCGACGGCATAGAGCAGGGCCAGGATGAGGAAGGGCAGCAGCGTGAGCAGCCATTGCCCGGAGCGGCCCGGATGGCGATTCAGGAAACGCATGACGCGCCTCCCTGCGGCACTGACCGGGACGGGAACGGAGGCAGCACAGCGGCTGCCGGATGGGACCTGGGGAGATGAACAGCGATCACGGGTAACTCCGGTCGGGTTGAACAAAAGCAGGAGCAGCGCAGCACCTGTGGTGCAACTCTCTCCCGGGCTTTTGTCCCGCCGTGTAACCTCGACCGAGGTCGCCGGCTCTCGGACCAGTCATCTGCCTGCGGCAGACCGGAACCCTAGCCAGCTATTTGAACTTCCTGCGCAGCCATCGGATCAGCGATGCGGGCTGCTCTGCATGTCAGTGGATTTCAGCAAATTCCATACCATCATCGCCCGCGCAGCCAGCGCAAGGCATAGCCCAAGGTTTCGATGAGCAGCAGCGAGCTGCGCATGCGGCCGCACAGCGGCAGCGCCTGTGCGAGCTCATTGGAAAAGGCGATGGGGAAAACGGCAGCGTCGCTTGATCGGGTCATGGGCATGGTCTACTCCTGCGAACATGGCCTGGCCGTCCAGGGATGGTTGTCGAGGCCGCACTCACTTCCTGTACTCCTGTGCGCTCGACCCAAGTCGTCTTGGCTCGCCCTATGCGAGAACGACAATCTTGCATGCAAGTTCCAGGCCAAGCCGTCGCGCACTTGCACGCAGGGCGCAAACCCGCTCCAGTACTGGGCCGTAGACAATCGCGCAGCAAGCCGTGGACAAGCCGAGCGCAAGCATGGTGCAGGCCGGCACCGATTTGGCGCGCCGCTGCTGCGCCAGCATCGTTCATGTCCGGCACGTCGAACGTGCTTCCGACAGGCTTGCTATTAATAGCGAAATCCGCACTCGCGCATCGCGCCGGCCTCGCCACGGGATTGGCATGAACCTTGCTGAAAAGCGAGTGGGAGCCGGTGATACCGGTCTTGTGTAAGCACAATTTGCAATGGACAGCTAGGGTTCCGGTTCGCTGTTGCGGATGTCTGGTCCGAGAGCAGTCGACCTCGCAAGAGGTTACACGGCGGGAGAAAAGCCCGGGAGATGACGCGTTCGCAAGGACCGCGCCGCTCCCGGGCTTTTTTCCAATAAACCCTTCGAGGACCCTACGCCGTGTACAACATTTCCCGAATCCTTGGTGGCGCCGCCATCGCCCTGGCCGCCTTCGCGGGCGCGCTTTCCTCCGCCCACGCCGCACCCCGCACCGACTTCAAGGTCTGCACCTCCATCTACGCCGGCTGGATGCCCTGGGGCGAAGCCCAGGCCCAGGGCATCCTGGCCAAGTGGGGCAAGAAGTACGGCATCACCATCAACGCCGTGCAGTTGAACGACTACGTCGAATCGATCAACCAGTACACCGCCGGCAAGTTCGACGGCTGCACCATGACCAACATGGATGCGCTGACCATTCCCGCTGCCGGTGGCGTGGATTCCACGGCCCTGATCGTGGGCGACTATTCCAATGGCAACGATGGCATCGTCCTGAAGGGGAAGAACAAGAAGCTGGCCGACATCAAGGGCCAGTCGGTGCAGCTGGTGGAATTCTCGGTCTCGCACTACCTGCTGGCGCGCGCGCTGGAAACAGCCGGCCTGCGCGAGCGTGACGTCAAGGTGGTCAACACCAGCGACGCCGACATCACCGCCGCCTTCGCCACGCCTGCCGTCACCAGCACGGTGACCTGGAACCCGATGCTGTCCTCGATTGCGGCCTCGCCCGATGTCTCGCTGGTCTATACCTCCAAGCAGCTGCCCGGCGAGATCATGGACCTGATGGTGGTCAACACCAAGACCCTGCAGGAGAACCCCGCCTTCGGCAAGGCATTGACCGGCGCGTGGTACGAGATGATGGCCATCATGAGCGCCAAGGATGAACGCGCCACCCGTGCGCTCACCGCCATGGGCAAGGCTTCCGGCACGGACCTCGCCGGCTTCCAGGCGCAGCTGGCGGCCACGGCCATGTTCTACCAGCCCAAGGCGGCGCTGGAGTTCGCGACCAAGAAGGAACTGCCCGGCATCATGGGGCGCATCGCCAAGTTCAGCTTTGACCACGGCATCCTCGGCCCCAACGTCAAGAGCGCCGACGGCATCGGCATCGCCTTCGACGGCAACGTGGTGATCGGCGACAAGAAGAACGTCAAGCTGCGCTTTGATCCGGCCTACATGAAGATGGCGGCCGATGGAAAACTCTAAATCGTTTGCGCGCATGCGCCCGTAGTTCCCCCAGTACCAGCATCACAAGAATGCCTTGCGCGGGTCCGGCAACGGACCCGCCGGGCCCTGCTCGTGCCTCGCTTTCACACTGATCCAAGCTGATCCAGTCCAACCCAACGGAGAGAACCTTGACTACCTACACCGCTTCCCTGTCGCGCCTCGGCGCCTTCAGCGCCACCCTTGCCGCCCTGCTGGCCTGCGCCCCAGCGCTGGCCGAGGACGCCCCCGCCGCCGCGCCCGCCGGTCCCTGGACCATCACCAAGCACATCGACCTGGCCTCGCGCTACGTGCTGCGCGGCGTCACCACCACCTATGGCAATGGGCAGCCGCTGGGCAACAGCGGCGCCGACGCGCCCGAATCGGACCAGCCCGCGCTGCAATGGGGCATCGACTTCGTCCACAGCAGCGGCTGGAGCTTTGGCTACTGGGCCTCGACCATCAACTATTCGTACAAGCAGCTGGGCAATTCCTACAGTGACCGCAGCATCACCGAATTCCAGAAACCGCGTTCGGTGGAAAACGATCTCTACTTCGCCTACGCCGGCAACATCAGCGGCGACCTCGGCTATACCCTGGGCATGACCGGCTACTACTATCTCAACGGCAGCCATGCCAATGCGCTGGAGACCAAGGCGGGCCTGACCTGGGGCGCGCTGTCCTTGAACGCCCAGACCCTGCTCAACGACGTGGTCTGGGGCAACAAGGGCGACACCTACTGGACCCTGGCCTACACCAAGCCGCTGCCCTATGACATCACCTTCACCGGCACCCTGGGCGCCTATACCTACAAGCGCGAAGGCAAGTACCTCGGCACCCGCGATACCGCCACGGGAACAGCCTGCGGCGCGGGACAGGCGTTCGCGGTCAATGGCTGCTTTGCCGGCAACGGTCCCAGCAGCGGCGGCCTGCGCCACCTGACGCTGGGCCTGTCGGCGCCCTTCCCCAACTCGCCCATCACCTGGTCGCTGCAGGCCATCCTGGGCGGCTACAACCGCTTTGACGTCAAGCAGGGCAATCAGCTGGTGGGGATGTTGAGCTGGGGCTTCTGAGGCCGCTCGCACTGCCGCATCGCAGGGCTTGATCCCTCCCGGGTATCAAGCCCTGTCGTCGGCGCGTCAGACATTTCCGACAGCAAAAGCGCAGGATCACTGATCCCCCCTCCGCTTCAGCACGCGCATGATGGCGCAGCCGTGAGTCAGGCAAGGCCTTGCTCACGCTCCGGATTTCCTCCAAGGAAACGCGCCATGAAAAAAATAAGCATCTCCCCCGATCGCCGCCGTTTCCTGCGCGGCGCGCTCACCGCCGCACCAGTTGCCGCGCTGGCCGTGACCGCCGGCAGCCTCACGGCCAAGGCCGAGGGACCATCCCCCGACCAGCCTTACCAGCCAAGCTTCTTCAACCGCGACGAATTCGCCCTGCTCAGCGCCCTGGCCGACACCCTCATCCCGGCGGACGACACCGGTCCCGGCGCGCTGCAGGCAGGGGTGCCGGAATTCATCGACGCCCAGATGAACACACCCTATGGGCAGGGCCAGCTGTGGTACATGCAAGGCCCCTTCACGCCCGACGCGCCCCCTGAATTCGGCTACCAGCTGCCCTATCCGCCACGCGAGCTGTACAAGAAGGGCCTGGCCGAATTCGATGCGGCCATCCGCCAGCAGTACGGACATGGCTATGTGGAACTCAATACCCAGCAGCGCGAAAAGATGATGGCCGAGTTCGAAAAGGGCGAGCAGGGCAGCCTGAAGATGGCCACCATCCCGCCCTCGGCGCTGTTCAACCTGCTGCTGCAGAACGTCCACGAAGGCTATTTCTGCGATCCCACCGACGGCGGCAACAGGGGCATGGGATCGTGGAAGATGATCGGCTTCCCTGGCGCACGGGCCGACTACTACGACTGGGTCGACCAATACGGCAAATCCTATCCGCTGCCGCCGATCTCGCGCGGCTGACCTGGGTCGCCGCCCTCCCCTGCACTGCCCAACCGAGAAAGACCAAGCCCATGGCCAACAAGAACATGAAGCCCGTCGATGTCGTCATCGTCGGCTTCGGCTGGACCGGCGCCATCATGGCCAAGGAAATGACCGAGGCCGGCCAGCGCGTGGTGGCGCTGGAACGCGGCGTCTATCGCGATACCTATCCGGACGGCGCCTATCCCAAGACCATCAATGAGCTGGAATACCAGCAGCGCTTCAAGCTGTTCCAGAACCTCAACAAATCCTCCTTCACCTTCCGCCGCAAGACCGGCGACAGCGCCATCCCCTATCGCCAGATCGCCATGTTCAAACCCGGCGAAGGGGTGGGTGGCGCGGGGCTGCACTGGTCGGGCTGCCATTGGCGCATCCTGCCCGAGGAACTGCGCATGCGCAGTCATTACGAAGAACGCTACGGCAAGAATTTCATCCCCAAGGACATGACCCTGCAGGACTGGGGTGTGAGCTACGAAGAACTGGAACCCTACTTCGATTTCGCCGAAAAGATGATGGGCACCTCCGGTACCGCCTATCGGGTCGGCGGCAAGGTGGTCGATGAAAGCGGCAATCCCTTCGAGGCCGAC is drawn from Herbaspirillum seropedicae and contains these coding sequences:
- the uca gene encoding urea carboxylase, producing the protein MFDHLLIANRGAIACRILRTLRTLDVTGVCVYSEADLGSLHVLQADRAISLGEGPAAQTYLAVDKILAAARDSGAQAIHPGYGFLSENAAFAEACEAAGIAFVGPTPAQLRIFGLKHTARALAREQGVPMLEGTDLLESIDDALAAASRVGYPVMLKSTAGGGGIGMRVCRSDAELADAFDSVRRLGQNNFSDAGVFIEKYIERARHLEVQVFGDGRGEVIALGVRDCSVQRRNQKVLEETPAPNLPDGMAEALCAAAIKLAKAVNYRSAGTVEFVYDSLAGQFYFLEVNTRLQVEHGVTEQVWGVDLVRWMIELAAGDLPPLAQLAAGLQPRGHAIQARLYAEDPGRQFQPCPGLLTAVDFPPVDGQALRIDTWVEAGCEIAPYFDPMIAKLISWQPTREAARLALDAALRATLLYGVETNQHYLRQILADVPFASGQPWTRCLEQLVYRADTVEVLAPGTQTTVQDHPGRIGYWAVGVPPSGPMDERALRLGNRLLGNAEEAAGLEVTMSGPILRFNTAAMVVVTGAVIPVLLDGVAQPMATVLHIAAGSTLKLGAISGAGARSYLAVRGGVQVPTYLGSRSTFTLGQFGGHAGRALASGDILHLAPLAADAMTQAGQTLPAALYPALEAVRQVRVIYGPHGAPEYFTPAYMETFFATDWEVHFNSSRTGVRLIGPKPEWVRDSGGEAGLHPSNIHDNPYAVGAVDFTGDMPVILGPDGPSLGGFVCPVTVIEADLWQIGQLKAGDKVRFVPVEVNTARRIALAAQAGVASLQPQPVDWSPAPLASPIVLDLGQDERRLVARLSGDANLLLEVGSPQLDLVLRFRVHALITALEEQALPGVIDLTPGIRSLQVHYQPEALPLPTLLQTIAGLWDAVCASENLTVSSRIVHLPLSWDDPACQLAIEKYMTTVRKDAPWCPSNLEFIRRINDLKDIGAVRETVFDASYLVMGLGDVYLGAPVATPLDPRHRLVTTKYNPARTWTAENSVGIGGAYLCIYGMEGPGGYQFVGRTLQMWNRYREVAAFRGKPWLLRFFDQIRFYPVTAEELQTIRRDFPLGRFEVGIEETQLNLADYQDFLQREADGIAAFRQHQQAAFDAERQRWIASGQANYESEESSAIAQEAAPLQDGQMAVDAPIAGNLWQVKVSPGQRVAQGELLMILESMKMEIHIAAPAAGVVAEVRVQPGSPVRAGQCVLVMEDTEEEVA
- a CDS encoding ABC transporter permease, whose translation is MRFLNRHPGRSGQWLLTLLPFLILALLYAVGSATRLADNPNDKLLPSLMQMVDAVRHMAFMEDPRTGDYLFWADTLASLQRVLLGLGIAALAGLVLGIVNGVFPVLRAGFSPLLTVMSMVPPLAILPILFIVMGLDELSKVMLIVIGVTPLLARDLEHTGRAIPAELLIKAQTLGANSWTVVLRVALPQMLARLLVSLRLSLGAAWLFLISAEAISATAGLGYRIFLVRRYLAMDVILPYVVWITLLAWLMDWLLRAVHRRFFPWAEGGRA
- a CDS encoding TorF family putative porin; the encoded protein is MTTYTASLSRLGAFSATLAALLACAPALAEDAPAAAPAGPWTITKHIDLASRYVLRGVTTTYGNGQPLGNSGADAPESDQPALQWGIDFVHSSGWSFGYWASTINYSYKQLGNSYSDRSITEFQKPRSVENDLYFAYAGNISGDLGYTLGMTGYYYLNGSHANALETKAGLTWGALSLNAQTLLNDVVWGNKGDTYWTLAYTKPLPYDITFTGTLGAYTYKREGKYLGTRDTATGTACGAGQAFAVNGCFAGNGPSSGGLRHLTLGLSAPFPNSPITWSLQAILGGYNRFDVKQGNQLVGMLSWGF
- a CDS encoding urea amidolyase associated protein UAAP2, giving the protein MHIIESQRAPEQAVFRHVIPAGEPYLFNLSAGQTVRLLDLEGNQAIDTLFYSAANPRERYDPQRTLRRQNRAYLGAGSVLYSNLGRALATIVADTCGRHDTLGGACAQESNTVRYALEKRYMHSCRDNFLCACLHDGRLNKRDIGANINFFMNVPVTPEGGLTFEDGISAAGKYVELCAEQDLIVLISNCPQLNNPCNGWNPTAAEVLVWD
- a CDS encoding ABC transporter ATP-binding protein, which produces MSYIEIRNVWQQYDQNVVLERLNLRVEEGQFCTLVGASGCGKSTFLRLLLGQERPSKGQLLLQGQPFPAEPDATRGVVFQRYSVFPHLNVLDNVAIGLELPRSALLGRLFGGTKRRAREEAAQLLHRVGLGHALELYPSSLSGGMQQRLAIAQALIVRPRVLLLDEPFGALDPGIRKEMHTLLLDLWKDSGLTVFMVTHDLSEGFTLGTRLLVFDKVRVDPQYPQAYGAHITYDIALNEARAREQAGKLASLITAKES
- a CDS encoding urea amidolyase associated protein UAAP1; translation: MSKDPLALQARLYEEVLPGGGHTSFILKRGQSLRITDIEGSANVSMMMLNAQQPSERLNLPDTLKGQHTARLQAGHCLYSDMGRVLAAITDDTCGWHDSFGGVLNAEEVREKYGQGRYQELRNGFYRNGVDNLLVEMGKWNLDLQDLLMVVNLFSRVEVDAEGVFHFVPGNSKSGDYLELAAPMDTLIILTALQHPMDPHPHYAPRPVRLEWLQTHSDDSTHACRHARPENARAFHNTERFHL
- a CDS encoding putative urea ABC transporter substrate-binding protein; the encoded protein is MYNISRILGGAAIALAAFAGALSSAHAAPRTDFKVCTSIYAGWMPWGEAQAQGILAKWGKKYGITINAVQLNDYVESINQYTAGKFDGCTMTNMDALTIPAAGGVDSTALIVGDYSNGNDGIVLKGKNKKLADIKGQSVQLVEFSVSHYLLARALETAGLRERDVKVVNTSDADITAAFATPAVTSTVTWNPMLSSIAASPDVSLVYTSKQLPGEIMDLMVVNTKTLQENPAFGKALTGAWYEMMAIMSAKDERATRALTAMGKASGTDLAGFQAQLAATAMFYQPKAALEFATKKELPGIMGRIAKFSFDHGILGPNVKSADGIGIAFDGNVVIGDKKNVKLRFDPAYMKMAADGKL
- a CDS encoding gluconate 2-dehydrogenase subunit 3 family protein, with translation MKKISISPDRRRFLRGALTAAPVAALAVTAGSLTAKAEGPSPDQPYQPSFFNRDEFALLSALADTLIPADDTGPGALQAGVPEFIDAQMNTPYGQGQLWYMQGPFTPDAPPEFGYQLPYPPRELYKKGLAEFDAAIRQQYGHGYVELNTQQREKMMAEFEKGEQGSLKMATIPPSALFNLLLQNVHEGYFCDPTDGGNRGMGSWKMIGFPGARADYYDWVDQYGKSYPLPPISRG